Proteins found in one Anopheles aquasalis chromosome 3, idAnoAquaMG_Q_19, whole genome shotgun sequence genomic segment:
- the LOC126574006 gene encoding protein dopey-1 homolog isoform X3, with protein MDSATGSGLMEEYDLMKQPKYRVYISNIDKALKNFEYSSEWADLISALGKLNKVISSNAQYQIIPRRIKISKRLAQCMHPALPSGVHLKALESYDVIFSNIGVERLASELFIYSAGLFPLLGYSAMNVRPALLSIYEKYFVPLGEKLRPALSGFLSGVFPGLESGQDHFERTNQLLDKVCVAVKPECFYTCLWECIVTNASVRLPAITYVVEHYDKKLPCSAQRELMGSSVELMVNGLCSCLNDGVILVQRNTLEFLLLAFPMHEEGFLSEMYATKLVKTALNTILRRDMSLNRRLYAWLLGSDTSLGKNHHEHHHGRNHDQSQPYSPHAYFEQYAKKRLIEGFKMILKESITHSPVDLSPYRILISLLDKAEIGLRILDDVLCEIIRAISLCNGNLEVQKSANLLFSTFDPAYIWNYMSRLYGEAAIRAERQQRDASEPIRIDSGPASAVEVCHLTEFLLETLSLEMYNETTRVHLPKFLLKLICLLTMYVDNMHSVEVAASLRLCVKIVSKIQPMIMSEKVLDLSLGRSASATPSAQEAKETVGLEKSSSDSKIHESSLQVAESPAAFQRSSSSQGLHKKGSGGSGKYGKKNKKSKSYTKLTELSTSSSREGSIKGSKTKINRSELELAAISGASSTPNLKNGLTGTPVNGTPVNDDRSAEQKRFSCSSTSSNSSTSSSGSYGVRNCNSSRSDSGSSGTEEASIAGSEIVIKIQSSDPAVAQLPDCPILDRCIRQYVAFYELYVCRKLLATAAASDTSCSSGQVSLQENIFLTNTTDPTAVGSGQVDQDLVVINTLASELDELFDCLTISAQTSRAKLTAMLAESVKGRTAGMAAQNINSSSSTSSSSRAVHSVGHQEYEIAQLIRGNEKLCRVARIPIGESLRNALKLACNVLTEMSSFPSYRNECSGTDRIEEVPGWLKALTVLTVFVSDLDTQLSAAQTLIDMIGLLRTNGRKSSKESGSGKTIVLMMPLLKLSHVNCLERHTKVFQVLTTMLWGYLDAARPEARTISQLLYRLHNCLDSRFTESVIIDRLLVPQNLFDDDDDADSHYREILERKADRGKRPTALQGLWQIPTLAKTELKIDSDGFRKFQLLWKLGRDTYHGNEFEKLLYLVLDSLTLPRNVSIQVKTSNWLREALVRGDIGRILKLLLKTLLNESTKRLSIFCPKRLRGVGLENDDAGGSGGMSEWEKELLADADVQLNQACFAVSSEDGQIRYHMDPAAGLGKKRSPIRSIQKKIFGVSIGGSSSGSSGGSGSSKGSSNSTGLGGGNNGSASSSSSSQLIVSNYVTTETSGKKGSAASSIATATAGGTVGTVDDGGQYGKISVIINPLESEQLAIAKGTSAMRNRSNSMGLLAAAADADSGISEPNSLATGSMSVASQLKKDFHRSTSDLDDGNDSETDQHHHLRRSQLVGGSRLRNGRLRGVEGGYDNEPIKRYVEDGPIVDFISKSSDRFRNRKTYLISSGNSTGSGALGDDSLLSGSSYTLTNGIPASLNSTTTMDEITNDDGSITMTATTTTTAVSSDNSNKCSIAGEGGEATEAGDASVEAENPPVPRISFTRIKSWRNGNKLYPFHTHFLVYESVFNTKQILYTIETLRNILTNDARFFLCLSVTTSVSSGQIKSLLLRHRRNVFGKGFTEARDDSEHQNLYRGCMYLEVILTVLLYYTRSYQTDCKDGKGQMPSRDDFNTNAKIQLECIELMTTIFSELLAVLKDVGKNLANYVADLLEKCKVQKIVLYCLASSVNYFSAPGGYTCYADEVLRYSDPESTRQNAEAYQIELLRLLLAVVKLEHEIAQQRADDKSEGPKSSGGSGVGSASAGAAASSSSSPTKVAPETKRTYRYIPNQLIAQQPMFLSTILSALACERLQHVHKNWTDMVTACLTCLPPSSLTNIVISVIHQLCSNLDRVTKRERILVQSIDYIVSQLEAITVLAHYCLLDSSQQLSLASMFNASSANGIGLTSSGNQSGQIINNIVNVFLSYSSSLLSGGINQQVKKSHQEVAKTAILSHLPRIIITIATLWETSISDFRRVKHQLLEFLSPISMHYGTNFLTAIAVAWFERSTPGGLDAGSSSSGGGENADMDFFDIMAKALPQASDNQLLLVKLITGIRIMSVDSFIQTMHQVIKSPPPIYQPPFGLNLEVSALELLYFFLISGVSPAQYTDCWSSLYALLKDCLTLQITAQFVALSILNEFVQRCPTMPFSDKKDLRDLHDVTSRLVEAVSNVAGSCLEQTTWLRRNLSVKEEFSSIESTGKDGLLMPSSQHYSIQAQSILAAILATLLDVAFSSQEKDKVTTIVTGVMYNIVPYLKTHTAKNIPTFHACSKLLASLSTYQYIRKAWRKDALDLLLDPAFFQMDSRCMPYWKTILDSLMTCDNTTFRDLMNRLPMAQTGSLNIFTSKEQEYEQRALLLKRLAFVIFCSEVDQYHKYMPEIQEQLANSLRLPQVVPLIQSAVFLCFRVLLLRMSADHVTSLWPIIIAEMVQVFLSLEQELMTDTEEFRSQSSQHIRMLSGLDTAWVTNTSNGLYSYGHPHWRMVQLETAKLLELGCVLPATILPHFQMYRWAFVSSQNENFHKCGGYDEKTVAFIPHVSRISQLMDLRYTSHSPKTQTTKGSHIMLTCQSINTLQDLYGFFSTLSMRWPSHISYSDTEKDTKQCLEEVEHVLALDFLEKIPPAK; from the exons ATGGACTCCGCAACTGGTTCTGGCCTGATGGAGGAGTACGATCTGATGAAGCAGCCCAAGTACCGGGTGTACATCTCGAACATCGACAAGGCACTGAAGAACTTTGAATACTCCAGCGAGTGGGCCGACCTTATCTCGGCGCTTGGCAAACTCAACAAGGTGATCTCCTCGAATGCCCAGTATCAGATCATTCCACGGCGGATTAAGATTTCCAAGCGATTGGCACAGTGCATGCACCCTGCTCTGCCGTCCGGCGTGCACCTGAAAGCTCTGGAATCGTACGATGTCATCTTCAGTAACATCGGCGTGGAACGGCTCGCCTCGGAGCTGTTCATCTACAGTGCAGGCCTGTTTCCACTGCTGGGCTACTCGGCCATGAACGTGCGACCGGCACTGCTATCCATCTACGAAAAGTACTTCGTTCCGTTGGGCGAGAAGCTACGGCCTGCGCTGAGTGGGTTTCTTAGTGGCGTGTTCCCGGGCTTGGAATCGGGACAGGATCACTTTGAACGCACGAATCAGCTCCTCGATAAGGTGTGTGTGGCGGTGAAGCCGGAATGTTTCTATACTTGCCTGTGGGAGTGCATCGTAACGAATGCATCCGTACGATTGCCCGCAATCACGTATGTGGTGGAGCATTACGATAAGAAACTGCCATGTTCGGCCCAGCGCGAATTGATGGGCAGCAGTGTGGAGCTGATGGTGAATGGACTGTGCAGTTGTTTAAACGATGGCGTCATTCTGGTACAGCGCAATACGCTCGAATTTCTTCTCCTGGCATTCCCGATGCACGAGGAGGGCTTCCTGTCCGAGATGTACGCCACAAAGCTGGTCAAAACGGCACTTAACACGATCCTTCGCCGGGACATGTCGTTGAATCGACGATTGTATGCATGGTTGCTTGGATCCGACACCAGTCTTGGTAAGAACCATcacgagcatcatcatggtcGGAACCACGATCAATCGCAGCCCTACAGCCCACATGCCTACTTTGAGCAGTACGCCAAGAAGCGATTGATCGAGGGATTCAAGATGATCCTCAAGGAGAGCATCACGCATAGCCCGGTGGACCTCAGCCCGTACCGGATTCTCATTTCTTTGCTCGATAAAGCCGAAATCGGGCTGCGCATACTGGATGATGTGCTGTGTGAAATCATTCGTGCAATTTCCCTTTGCAACGGCAATCTGGAGGTGCAAAAGTCCGCCAACTTGCTCTTCTCGACGTTCGATCCTGCCTACATATGGAACTACATGTCCCGGCTGTACGGCGAGGCCGCAATTCGTGCAGAGCGACAGCAACGTGACGCTTCCGAGCCAATACGCATTGATTCGGGACCAGCATCCGCGGTGGAGGTGTGTCATTTGACTGAGTTCCTGTTGGAAACGCTCTCGCTAGAAATGTACAACGAAACGACGCGTGTCCACCTGCCCAAGTTTCTGCTGAAGCTCATCTGTCTGCTAACGATGTACGTGGACAACATGCATTCGGTAGAAGTCGCCGCTTCGCTGCGACTGTGCGTGAAAATCGTTTCCAAAATCCAACCAATGATCATGTCAGAGAAGGTGCTAGATTTGTCGCTTGGCCGTAGCGCTAGTGCTACTCCGAGCGCCCAGGAAGCCAAGGAGACCGTCGGATTAGAGAAGAGTAGTAGCGATTCAAAGATACACGAAAGCTCACTACAGGTCGCCGAATCCCCGGCTGCATTCCAACGATCCAGTTCGAGCCAAGGATTGCACAAAAAGGGGAGCGGTGGCAGTGGGAAGTAcggcaagaaaaacaaaaagtccAAATCGTACACCAAACTTACCGAACTAAGCACGAGCTCCTCTAGGGAAGGTTCGATTAAGGGCAGCAAAACGAAGATCAACCGCTCGGAGTTGGAACTGGCGGCGATAAGTGGGGCGAGCTCTACGCCCAATTTGAAGAACGGTCTTACGGGTACTCCGGTGAATGGCACTCCAGTGAACGATGATCGATCGGCAGAGCAGAAGCGATTTAGTTGCAGCAGtaccagtagcaacagtagcactagcagcagcggcagctatGGTGTCCGCAattgcaacagcagccgaaGTGATAGTGGTAGCAGCGGTACCGAAGAAGCAAGCATAGCCGGGAGTGAGATTGTCATCAAAATACAATCGTCGGATCCGGCGGTTGCGCAGTTGCCCGATTGTCCAATTCTCGATCGTTGTATACGACAGTACGTGGCCTTCTACGAGTTGTACGTTTGTCGCAAGCTACTCGCGACGGCCGCGGCATCAGATACATCTTGCTCTAGTGGACAGGTCAGTTTGCAGGAGAACATCTTTCTAACCAACACGACCGATCCTACAGCGGTTGGTTCAGGGCAAGTGGATCAAGATCTCGTCGTTATCAATACGCTTGCCTCGGAGCTAGATGAACTGTTTGACTGCCTCACAATCAGCGCACAGACGTCACGTGCAAAACTCACCGCAATGCTGGCAGAATCCGTCAAGGGTCGAACTGCTGGAATGGCTGCCCAGAACATcaatagcagtagcagcaccagcagcagcagtagagcaGTGCATTCTGTAGGACATCAGGAGTATGAAATAGCCCAACTGATACGAGGCAACGAAAAGTTGTGCCGTGTAGCACGCATACCGATTGGCGAATCATTGAGGAATGCTCTCAAGCTGGCGTGCAATGTTCTGACCGAGATGTCGTCTTTTCCGAGCTATCGCAACGAGTGCAGTGGAACCGATCGAATTGAAGAAGTGCCCGGTTGGCTAAAGGCATTGACCGTACTGACCGTTTTCGTGAGCGATCTCGACACCCAACTGTCCGCGGCGCAAACGCTAATCGATATGATCGGTTTACTGCGCACCAATGGACGCAAGTCCTCCAAAGAGTCTGGATCGGGTAAAACCATTGTCCTGATGATGCCGCTGTTGAAGCTGTCGCATGTGAACTGTTTGGAGCGACACACGAAAGTGTTTCAGGTGCTGACGACTATGTTGTGGGGCTATCTGGATGCAGCGCGACCCGAAGCGAGGACCATTAGTCAACTGCTCTACCGATTGCACAACTGTCTGGATAGTCGCTTTACGGAGAGTGTCATTATCGATCGGTTACTGGTACCACAGAATCttttcgatgacgacgatgatgccgacAGCCACTACCGAGAGATTCTGGAGCGAAAAGCTGATCGTGGTAAACGGCCCACCGCATTGCAGGGCCTGTGGCAGATACCGACGTTGGCCAAAACGGAGCTCAAGATCGATTCGGATGGTTTCCGCAAGTTTCAACTGCTGTGGAAGCTCGGGCGTGATACGTACCATGGGAATGAGTTCGAGAAGCTGTTATACCTAGTCCTGGACTCGCTCACCCTGCCACGGAACGTATCGATACAAGTGAAAACGTCCAATTGGCTTCGAGAGGCACTGGTACGGGGGGATATTGGACGCATTTTAAAGTTGCTGTTGAAGACGCTACTGAACGAGAGCACCAAACGGTTGAGCATTTTCTGTCCCAAGCGATTACGAGGCGTTGGTCTGGAGAATGACGAtgctggtggcagcggtggaaTGAGTGAATGGGAAAAGGAGTTACTGGCCGATGCAGATGTGCAATTGAACCAGGCGTGCTTTGCAGTCAGCTCGGAGGATGGTCAGATACGCTATCACATGGATCCGGCGGCCGGATTAGGTAAAAAGCGTAgtccgattcgatcgatacagaaaaaaatattcgGAGTGTCCatcggtggtagcagcagtggcagcagcggcggtagTGGTAGCTctaaaggcagcagcaacagtacgggccttggtggtggcaacaatggatctgccagcagcagcagcagtagtcagCTCATCGTATCCAACTACGTTACCACGGAGACCTCGGGCAAGAAAGGATCGGCCGCATCGTCAATTGCCACTGCCACGGCTGGCGGTACAGTTGGTACCGTCGACGATGGGGGACAGTATGGCAAGATTTCTGTGATCATAAATCCTCTCGAATCGGAACAGTTGGCCATCGCGAAGGGAACCAGTGCTATGCGTAATCGTTCGAATTCGATGGGCTTGTTAGCAGCGGCCGCCGATGCGGATAGTGGCATCTCGGAGCCAAATTCATTGGCCACGGGATCGATGAGCGTAGCGTCgcagctgaagaaggattTTCATCGATCAACGTCGGATCtggatgatggcaatgatAGTGAAACggatcagcaccatcaccttcgTCGATCGCAGCTCGTTGGTGGGTCACGATTGCGGAATGGTCGGTTGCGTGGTGTGGAGGGCGGATATGACAATGAACCGATTAAGCGGTACGTCGAGGATGGTCCCATTGTGGATTTTATCAGCAAATCCAGCGATCGCTTTCGCAATCGTAAAACTTATCTTATTTCCTCGGGCAACTCGACGGGCTCCGGAGCGCTAGGAGATGATTCACTGCTCTCGGGATCATCGTACACGCTGACCAATGGGATTCCCGCATCGTTGAACAGTACCACAACGATGGATGAAATCACGAATGACGATGGCAGCATAACGATGACCGCTACAACCACTACTACCGCTGTATCATCCGATAATTCAAATAAATGTTCAATCGCTGGTGAAGGCGGAGAAGCGACCGAAGCGGGAGATGCCAGTGTAGAAGCTGAGAATCCCCCCGTTCCGCGGATTTCGTTTACCAGAATCAAGAGTTGGCGCAACGGAAACAAACTCTATCCATTCCACACGCACTTCCTGGTGTACGAATCGGTGTTCAACACGAAGCAGATCCTTTATACGATCGAAACGCTGCGAAACATTCTGACCAACGATGCTCGCTTCTTCCTGTGCCTCTCGGTGACTACGTCGGTTTCGAGTGGTCAGATCAAATCGCTACTGCTGCGTCACCGGCGCAACGTGTTTGGAAAGGGATTCACCGAGGCGCGTGATGATTCCGAACACCAGAATCTGTACCGCGGTTGCATGTACTTGGAGGTGATTctgacggtgctgctgtacTATACGCGAAGCTATCAAACGGACTGCAAGGATGGCAAGGGTCAGATGCCCTCGCGTGACGATTTCAACACGAATGCCAAGATCCAGCTCGAATGTATCGAGCTAATGACGACCATCTTCAGTGAACTGCTGGCAGTGCTGAAGGACGTTGGGAAGAATCTGGCAAATTATGTGGCGGATCTGTTGGAAAAGTGCAAGGTGCAGAAGATCGTCCTGTACTGCTTGGCTTCCTCGGTGAACTACTTTTCGGCTCCAGGCGGATACACTTGTTACGCAGATGAAGTGCTCCGCTACAGCGACCCGGAAAGTACACGACAGAACGCGGAGGCATATCAGATCGAGCTTCTGCGTTTGCTACTGGCCGTGGTGAAGCTAGAGCACGAGATTGCTCAACAGCGAGCGGACGATAAGAGCGAAGGACCCAAGagcagtggtggcagtggtgttGGTAGTGCTAGTGCCGGAGCGGccgctagtagcagcagttcacCGACAAAGGTGGCGCCGGAAACGAAGCGGACGTATCGGTACATTCCGAACCAACTGATCGCTCAGCAACCTATGTTCCTATCGACCATTCTATCTGCCCTTGCCTGCGAACGGTTGCAGCATGTGCACAAGAACTGGACCGACATGGTGACGGCTTGTTTGACCTGTTTGCCTCCCAGCAGCTTGACGAACATCGTGATCAGTGTGATCCATCAGTTGTGCAGCAACCTCGATCGCGTGACTAAACGCGAACGTATCCttgtgcaatcgatcgattacaTTGTTTCGCAGCTGGAAGCGATCACTGTGCTTGCGCACTACTGTCTGCTGGACAGTTCGCAACAACTCTCATTGGCCAGCATGTTCAATGCGTCCTCCGCCAACGGTATTGGATTGACTTCTTCGGGCAACCAGTCTGGGCAGATTATCAACAACATCGTGAACGTGTTTCTGTCCTACTCCTCATCGCTACTTAGTGGTGGCATAAATCAGCAGGTAAAGAAGAGTCACCAGGAAGTGGCCAAGACGGCCATACTAAGCCACCTGCCACGGATCATCATTACGATTGCCACGCTGTGGGAGACAAGCATCAGCGATTTCCGGCGTGTGAAGCATCAGTTGCTCGAGTTCCTCAGTCCGATATCGATGCACTATGGGACGAACTTTTTGACCGCGATCGCCGTAGCGTGGTTCGAGCGAAGCACTCCCGGAGGCCTTGACGCAGGGTCCTCGAGCAGCGGTGGCGGAGAGAACGCAGATATGGATTTCTTCGACATAATGGCCAAGGCGTTACCACAGGCGAGTGATAATCAACTGCTGCTCGTTAAGCTGATCACGGGCATACGGATCATGTCGGTCGATTCGTTCATTCAAACGATGCATCAGGTCATAAAGAGTCCTCCACCGATCTATCAGCCACCATTTGGTTTGAATCTGGAGGTAAGCGCCTTGGAACTGCTCTACTTCTTCCTCATATCGGGTGTCTCCCCTGCACAATATACCGACTGCTGGAGTTCGCTGTACGCGCTGCTAAAAGATTGTTTGACTCTGCAAATAACGGCTCAGTTTGTGGCGCTTTCGATCCTGAACGAGTTCGTGCAACGCTGCCCTACGATGCCGTTTTCCGATAAAAAGGATCTGCGCGATCTGCACGACGTCACCTCACGGTTGGTGGAAGCGGTTTCGAATGTGGCCGGCTCATGCCTTGAACAGACGACCTGGTTACGCCGAAACTTGTCGGTAAAGGAAGAGTTTAGCTCGATAGAAAGCACCGGCAAAGATGGGCTTTTGATGCCGTCCAGCCAGCACTACTCGATACAGGCCCAATCCATCCTTGCTGCCATTCTAGCCACATTGCTCGACGTGGCATTCAGCTCACAGGAGAAGGATAAAGTCACGACGATAGTTACCGGCGTCATGTACAACATTGTGCCTTACCTCAAGACGCACACTGCAAAAAATATTCCTACCTTTCACGCCTGTTCCAAGCTGTTGGCCAGCCTTAGCACTTATCAG TACATTCGAAAAGCTTGGCGTAAAGATGCACTAGACCTGCTACTGGACCCAGCCTTTTTCCAAATGGACAGCCGTTGTATGCCGTACTGGAAAACTATTCTCGATAGTTTGATGACCTGTGATAATACCACTTTTAGAGATCTAATGA ATCGTTTACCGATGGCGCAGACAGGATCCCTCAATATATTCACTTCCAAGGAGCAGGAGTATGAGCAACGAGCCTTGCTATTGAAGAGACTGGCATTTGTAATATTCTGCAGTGAAGTTGACCAATACCACAAATACATGCCAGAAATTCAAG AACAACTTGCGAACAGTTTGCGGTTGCCACAGGTTGTGCCACTGATACAATCGGCCGTGTTTCTGTGCTTCCGAGTGCTTTTGTTGCGCATGTCGGCAGATCATGTCACCAGTCTGTggccgatcatcatcgccgagATGGTGCAAGTGTTTTTGTCTCTCGAACAAGAACTGATGACCGATACGGAGGAGTTCAG GTCCCAATCAAG CCAACACATAAGGATGCTATCGGGATTGGATACGGCCTGGGTTACAAACACGAGCAACGGTTTGTATTCGTACGGGCATCCACACTGGCGAATGGTACAGCTTGAAACGGCGAAACTGCTGGAGCTAGGTTGCGTACTTCCGGCCACCATTTTACCACACTTTCAAAT GTACCGTTGGGCATTTGTAAGCAGCCAAAATGAAAACTTCCACAAGTGCGGTGGATATGACGAGAAAACGGTGGCTTTCATTCCTCATGTTTCCCGAATATCCCAGCTCATGGACTTGCGCTACACATCTCATTCACCT AAGACACAAACGACAAAAGGGAGTCACATAATGCTTACTTGCCAGTCTATCAACACGCTGCAGGATCTGTACGGCTTTTTCTCTACGCTCTCGATGCGCTGGCCATCGCACATATCCTACAGTGACACCGAAAAGGACACCAAACAATGTCTCGAAGAGGTGGAACACGTGCTCGCCCTAGATTTCCTCGAGAAGATCCCACCGGCTAAATAA